From Arachis stenosperma cultivar V10309 chromosome 2, arast.V10309.gnm1.PFL2, whole genome shotgun sequence, one genomic window encodes:
- the LOC130960751 gene encoding uric acid degradation bifunctional protein TTL-like isoform X3: protein MIEASPFSSLDHATFFARQLWFKESRIQSWLDAFSGQSHLFRAISYAPGSMMKEMLHWDRKYWAKFGFEFITSTEKWCSQEILDEVKARYENTLVVELDIAAQEEFKNIEHGLERLWERLTFSQIQEASEAAGEVVPDSEEKEDVVPSGGSEEADSAAQNVSMLSYDLNKTPEENDYPYSGMSPEEKKAWHLAMWATRYLNP, encoded by the exons ATGATAGAAGCGTCTCCGTTCTCTTCGTTGGACCACGCAACGTTCTTTGCAAGGCAATTGTGGTTCAAAGAGTCCCGCATACAATCATGGTTGGATGCGTTCTCTGGACAAAGTCACCTTTTTCGAGCCATTAGTTATGCACCTGGTTCAATGATGAAG GAAATGCTTCATTGGGACCGAAAGTACTGGGCTAAATTTGGGTTTGAGTTTATAACAAGTACGGAAAAGTGGTGCTCACAGGAAATACTTGACGAGGTGAAG GCACGATATGAAAATACTCTTGTTGTTGAACTGGATATTGCAGCACAAGAGGAATTCAAAAACATAGAACACGGACTTGAACGTCTATGGGAAC GGTTAACATTTTCCCAGATTCAGGAAGCATCTGAAGCTGCTGGAGAGGTGGTTCCGGATTCAGAGGAGAAAGAGGACGTTGTCCCCTCCGGTGGCTCTGAAGAGGCTGATTCTGCTGCTCAAAATGTTTCGATGCTGTCGTATGACCTCAATAAAACGCCGGAAGAGAATGATTATCCTTATAGTGGAATGTCACCTGAGGAGAAAAAGGCCTGGCACCTAGCTATGTGGGCGACTAGATACTTGAACCCTTGA
- the LOC130960559 gene encoding uncharacterized protein LOC130960559: MEEESEEQGRIVGRRELWIKVHKKKDGSYMNDEARAIGERIEEIEQQDESARMLSQNDSIAQIFGKEKPGRVRGMGFGPTPSQLFGPNSHAPVNGIQLEEIQRRLLELQAELEGEKLKRKAMVDEAAAGKKKMKVMEDEAAAEKKKMNAMESALVYLFQRQGVELPPDIAAGMSFME; this comes from the exons ATGGAAGAGGAG TCGGAAGAACAAGGAAGGATAGTCGGTAGACGAGAGTTATGGATTAAGGTGCACAAAAAGAAGGATGGCTCATATATGAATGATGAAGCAAGAGCAATTGGT gaaagaattgaggaaattgagCAACAGGATGAGTCTGCCAGAATGTTGTCTCAAAATGACTCCATTGCTCAGATTTTCGGAAAAGAAAAACCGGGTAGAGTACGTGGTATGGGTTTTGGACCGACTCCTAGTCAACTATTCGGTCCGAATTCACATGCGCCTGTCAACGGAATCCAACTAGAGGAGATCCAGAGGAGGCTGCTTGAACTGCAGGCAGAGCTGGAAGGTGAGAAGTTGAAGAGGAAGGCGATGGTGGACGAGGCAGCAGcagggaagaaaaagatgaaagtAATGGAGGACGAGGCAGCagcagagaagaaaaagatgaatgcGATGGAGAGTGCTCTGGTTTATCTGTTTCAAAGGCAGGGTGTGGAGCTACCACCAGACATCGCTGCAGGGATGAGTTTCATGGAATGA
- the LOC130960750 gene encoding uncharacterized protein LOC130960750: MKQTNFILSMIIPGPKMPGNDIDVYLQPLIDELKELWAGVDTYDASEKKMFKMRAALMWTISDFPGLGNLSGWNTYGGRACPTCNLDAETMRLTFSQKWCYMGHRRFLNRDHKYRQDRSRFDGKVDDRSPPTKLTGRDVLRQLEGVPVSQGKVQAVAGKRRRGQQTVVQDESPWKKRSVFFDLPYWENNELRHNLDVMHIEKNVCDNIVFTMLNESGKSKDHLKARKDLQLMGIRQDMWPIEGGKYPAAVFTMRNPEKDVFLRTIKNVVFPDGYSSNISRCVDLKQRKLFGLKSHDCHILMEHLLPIASKHVLPTPVSVVVAELSAFFRLICSKSIDPQQLPLLQDRVVHTLCHMEMIFPPSFFTVMVHLTVHLVEEVRIGGPVHYRWMYPIERYLGRLKQYVRNRAQPEGSIAEGYLSEEILTFCSRYLDNVETRINRPTRVDDRPSDAPESEIAGMFPEVGKSVGAASYFTLTATEQLQAHRHVLVNCSAVEKFLDEYRAFTKRKLRGKTRSQSHIDTVVHREFSNWFRHKVQFGSTDHSNELQWLACGPRAQASRYQAYNVNGFKFRTMSREEGMKTQNSGVYVTSDTRSYASKRDANVAVGGVSYYGRLVDIIELNYSGQFTVVLFKCLWADTTSGRGIRQDVLGHTCVNFANPIHTGDREDDEPYILASEARLVFYVEDEVEDGWSVVVHVKPRDLFDMGEDYEHCEVDLHPQSCMSSLPEFDVEGLRLTRDGDLEESTIERVEDCEEAAES, translated from the exons ATGAAACAAACCAACTTTATTCTCTCTATGATTATTCCCGGTCCTAAAATGCCTGGCAATGACATAGATGTCTATCTACAGCCCCTGATCGATGAGCTGAAGGAGTTGTGGGCTGGTGTTGATACCTACGACGCGAGTGAGAAGAAAATGTTCAAGATGCGAGCTGCACTGATGTGGACTATCAGTGATTTTCCTGGCTTGGGCAATTTATCTGGCTGGAATACTTACGGCGGGAGAGCTTGCCCCACGTGTAATTTGGATGCCGAGACTATGCGACTCACCTTCAGTCAGAAATGGTGTTATATGGGTCATCGTCGCTTCTTGAATCGCGATCATAAATATAGACAGGACCGGAGTAGATTTGATGGCAAGGTAGATGATAGATCCCCACCTACCAAATTGACTGGTAGGGATGTCTTGAGACAACTGGAGGGTGTTCCTGTCTCACAAGGCAAGGTGCAAGCAGTTGCTGGTAAAAGAAGGCGTGGACAGCAGACTGTGGTGCAAGACGAGTCTCCATGGAAAAAGAGGAGTGTATTCTTTGATTTGCCGTACTGGGAGAACAACGAGTTACGTCACAACCTTGATGTGATGCACATAGAGAAGAATGTATGCGACAACATTGTTTTCACCATGTTGAACGAAAGCGGTAAGTCCAAAGACCACCTAAAAGCTCGAAAAGATCTCCAATTGATGGGCATCCGGCAGGATATGTGGCCAATTGAAGGTGGAAAGTATCCTGCTGCAGTCTTTACCATGCGGAATCCAGAGAAGGATGTCTTTCTTAGGACAATCAAGAATGTGGTCTTTCCAGACGGGTACTCTAGCAACATCTCTCGCTGTGTTGATTTAAAACAGCGCAAGTTATTCGGCTTGAAGAGTCATGACTGCCATATCCTAATGGAACATCTACTTCCAATTGCGTCAAAACACGTGTTGCCCACCCCAGTGTCTGTCGTCGTGGCTGAGTTATCAGCCTTTTTCCGACTAATATGCAGTAAATCCATTGATCCTCAACAACTTCCTCTCCTTCAGGATCGTGTGGTCCATACTTTGTGCCACATGGAGATGATATTTCCACCTTCCTTCTTCACAGTTATGGTTCATCTAACGGTGCATTTGGTCGAGGAGGTCCGTATTGGTGGCCCAGTGCATTACCGATGGATGTACCCAATTGAGAG GTACCTAGGTCGTCTCAAGCAGTACGTGCGTAACAGGGCACAACCAGAAGGATCAATTGCAGAGGGCTACTTATCCGAGGAGATTCTCACGTTCTGTTCAAGATACTTAGATAATGTCGAGACTAGGATCAACCGACCGACGCGCGTTGACGACCGACCGAGCGATGCTCCAGAGAGCGAGATTGCCGGCATGTTCCCAGAGGTTGGAAAGTCGGTCGGGGCAGCTTCATATTTTACTCTAACAGCAACCGAACAGCTTCAAGCACATCGTCATGTACTGGTGAATTGCAGTGCTGTAGAGAAATTCTTGGA TGAGTACAGAGCATTCACAAAGAGAAAACTGCGAGGTAAAACAAGGTCGCAGTCTCACATAGACACTGTTGTGCACAGAGAATTTTCGAACTGGTTCAGGCATAAG GTCCAATTTGGAAGCACGGATCATTCGAACGAGTTACAGTGGCTCGCCTGCGGTCCCCGTGCTCAGGCCAGTCGCTATCAGGCTTATAACGTCAATGGATTTAAATTCAGGACCATGTCGAGGGAGGAAGGGATGAAAACACAGAATAGTGGGGTCTATGTCACTTCGGATACTAGAAGTTATGCAAGTAAACGGGATGCCAATGTTGCTGTTGGAGGTGTCTCGTATTACGGGAGATTAGTAGACATCATCGAGCTAAATTACAGCGGTCAATTCACTGTAGTATTGTTCAAGTGCCTTTGGGCGGACACTACGTCGGGCAGAGGCATCCGGCAAGACGTTTTGGGCCACACCTGTGTCAATTTTGCCAACCCTATCCACACCGGTGATCGAGAAGACGATGAGCCGTATATCTTGGCATCTGAGGCGCGTCTTGTGTTCTACGTGGAGGATGAGGTAGAGGACGGATGGAGTGTAGTGGTTCATGTGAAGCCAAGAGATTTGTTTGACATGGGCGAAGATTATGAACATTGTGAGGTCGACCTTCATCCACAATCCTGTATGAGTAGCCTCCCTGAATTTGATGTCGAAGGCCTGCGGTTGACGAGAGACGGCGATTTAGAAGAGTCCACCATCGAAAGGGTTGAAGATTGTGAAGAGGCCGCCGAATCCTAA
- the LOC130963284 gene encoding uncharacterized protein LOC130963284: MARKGRFTKKSKLGPRSHQPQTGANVTLDSHHDGSQILPTNGESVPASGDSVPPTSRPFRPPRSEPRSVPQTSTNSTQNLLTGQLNLDANANEEPLVEEEVDELHDAPVVQSRRGRKTTEFWTVKIIDSEGIIKPAKLSVRDAMARPNSRKIVLRFNNAKQAIGDEAGLLSGVLGLLGSDYGKFPICRKSWHQITTKDKVYNECVKQIFHFDEDSEGIIKKNILKSMGKAWKETRLRLYDRFYEPTFTTDQNLENRPPGIDREHWRWFLDYRAEPETKVIYCIVVTQEYQLCCIERFSIRF, encoded by the exons ATGGCTCGAAAAGGTCGATTCACGAAAAAATCGAAATTGGGACCAAGATCTCACCAACCTCAAACGGGAGCGAATGTGACTTTGGACTCCCACCACGATGGCTCTCAAATTCTTCCGACCAATGGCGAAAGTGTCCCCGCAAGTGGTGATAGTGTCCCACCTACTTCACGTCCTTTCCGTCCCCCGCGAAGTGAACCAAGGTCTGTTCCACAGACGAGCACAAATAGTACCCAAAACTTGCTGACAGGCCAACTAAACTTGGACGCTAATGCTAATGAGGAACCTCTTGTTGAAGAAGAAGTTGACGAGCTCCATGATGCTCCTGTGGTTCAGAGTCGCAGAGGACGCAAGACTACAGAGTTTTGGACTGTTAAGATCATAG ATTCTGAGGGCATAATCAAGCCGGCAAAACTAAGCGTGAGAGATGCTATGGCACGACCTAACAGTAGGAAGATCGTGCTCAGGTTCAACAACGCAAAACAAGCAATTGGAGATGAAGCTGGACTGTTGAGTGGCGTGCTTGGTCTGCTGGGATCTGATTATGGAAAATTTCCCATCTGTAGGAAAAGTTGGCATCAGATTACCACTAAAGACAAAGTTTATAACGAATGTGTCAAG CAAATTTTCCACTTCGATGAGGACAGCGAAGgaattattaagaaaaatattttgaaaagtatGGGGAAGGCTTGGAAAGAAACAAGGCTGAGGTTGTATGACCGTTTTTATGAGCCAACATTCACTACTGATCAAAATCTTGAGAATCGACCACCGGGAATTGATCGAGAGCATTGGAGATGGTTCCTTGACTATCGCGCCGAACCTGAGACGAAGGTAATATACTGTATCGTTGTTACACAGGAATACCAATTATGCTGCATTGAGAGGTTTTCTATTAGATTCTAA
- the LOC130960751 gene encoding uric acid degradation bifunctional protein TTL-like isoform X2: MRKLETRDFFLITRSHWFAEKMIEASPFSSLDHATFFARQLWFKESRIQSWLDAFSGQSHLFRAISYAPGSMMKEMLHWDRKYWAKFGFEFITSTEKWCSQEILDEVKARYENTLVVELDIAAQEEFKNIEHGLERLWERLTFSQIQEASEAAGEVVPDSEEKEDVVPSGGSEEADSAAQNVSMLSYDLNKTPEENDYPYSGMSPEEKKAWHLAMWATRYLNP; encoded by the exons GGAAATTGGAGACCAGAGACTTCTTTCTCATTACCAGAAGCCATTGGTTCGCAGAGAAGATGATAGAAGCGTCTCCGTTCTCTTCGTTGGACCACGCAACGTTCTTTGCAAGGCAATTGTGGTTCAAAGAGTCCCGCATACAATCATGGTTGGATGCGTTCTCTGGACAAAGTCACCTTTTTCGAGCCATTAGTTATGCACCTGGTTCAATGATGAAG GAAATGCTTCATTGGGACCGAAAGTACTGGGCTAAATTTGGGTTTGAGTTTATAACAAGTACGGAAAAGTGGTGCTCACAGGAAATACTTGACGAGGTGAAG GCACGATATGAAAATACTCTTGTTGTTGAACTGGATATTGCAGCACAAGAGGAATTCAAAAACATAGAACACGGACTTGAACGTCTATGGGAAC GGTTAACATTTTCCCAGATTCAGGAAGCATCTGAAGCTGCTGGAGAGGTGGTTCCGGATTCAGAGGAGAAAGAGGACGTTGTCCCCTCCGGTGGCTCTGAAGAGGCTGATTCTGCTGCTCAAAATGTTTCGATGCTGTCGTATGACCTCAATAAAACGCCGGAAGAGAATGATTATCCTTATAGTGGAATGTCACCTGAGGAGAAAAAGGCCTGGCACCTAGCTATGTGGGCGACTAGATACTTGAACCCTTGA